The genomic DNA ACTCCGAACTCGGGTCCACCGGGACGGTGCTGTCGGTCGCGTTGCCGGTCGGAATCTTCGTGCTGCTGGTGTTCGGCCTCTACGCGCTGCTGGTGCGGTCGTTCGACACGTGGCACGTCGTGCTCAGCCTGGTCACCGTCGCCGTGCTGGCGGCAGCGGTGGTGTCGGCGATGGCCGGCGTCCCGATGACGGCGTGCCTGCTCATCGTCACGCTCGCACCCGCGATCGGCGTGGTGGGCTCCGAGATCCTCGAGCACCGGAGGGCCGGGACCGCGCCGCCCGCCTCGTAGATCGTGTTCGACGGCCGCGTGGTGGGTACGCACCCTGACAGCGGCGCACACGCGTCGCGGTGAGTCAGACGGGAGTACGACATGCCGAAGACGACCAAGAGCGGGCAGGCGAAGAAGAGCGAGCTGCCCAGCACGTTGAAGAAGTCGCCGGAGAAGGCGCAGCGGACGTTCGCCAAGGCGCACGACGCCGCCGCCGAGGAGTACGGCGAGGGTCAACGGGCCTATCGGACGGCGTTCAGCGCCGTCAAGCACAGCTTCGAGAAGGTCGGCGACCACTGGGAGGCCAAGGACGAGAAGGGCCCTTCGGACGAACGCGCCCAGAGTGGCGGTCCCAACCCCAAGGGCGAGACCGCCGAGGGCGTCGACGCGAATGCCAGCAAGAAGCACCTCATGGACGTGGCGAGGCGCCTCGACGTCGACGGCCGGTCGAAGATGACGAAGGACGAACTCGTCACCGCGATCAGGAAGGCCAACCGCCGCGAGTCGGCGAAGAACCGCTAGGTCAGCGCGGCTCGAACGTCTCCAGCAGCGACCGTTCCTGCTCGGCCTTCATCAACCGGCGCGCCTTGCGCCGGGTGATGAGGATGCCGACCACCGCGATCGTCCACACCGCGTACTGGACGGTCCACGCGACGTGGAACGAGTCGAACGAGTAGCCCCCGGAGGCGTCGAGGATCGCGCCCATCGCCTGCATGACCATCAGCGCGGCGAGGAAGCCGCCCATGTTGACCATGCCCTGGGCGGTGCCCAGCGTAGAACTGGGATTGAAGGTGCGGGCGAAGTCGAAGCCGACCATCGATCCCGGCCCGCCGACCGAGATGACGACGACCAGCACGACGAGCAGCCACAGCGGTGCCCGCGACGGGAGCGCCAGCACGACGGTCCAGATGATCGCGTTGCTGGCAATGATCAGCAGGACCACCCGCGAGCGGCGGTGGGGTAGCCGGCCGGTGACGATGCCGATGACGATGCCCGCCGAGATCGCCGCCACCACGGAGACCGTCAGCAGCGCTCCTGCCGTCGCCGTCGACAGCCCCTGCGCCACGGTCAGGTACGGCACACCCCACATCAGTGCGAAGACCGTGACCGAGAACTGCGTACCCATGTGCGTGAAGAAGCCAAGGCGGGTCCCTGGGCGCAGCCATACCGTCTTGACGCTCGACAGGGTCGCCCGAACCGTCATGGCCTCCGTGGCCACCTTCCGGCCATGTGGCGTGTCCTTGATCAACGCGAACGCCAACACCATCGCCAGGGCGCCCAGTGCGGTGACCGAGGCGTACGCGGTCGCCCATCCCGCCCCGGTCAGCAACGCGAGGAACGGGAGTGCCGACAGCACCTGACCGAGTTGCCCGCAGATGCCGGTCAGCTGGGTCAGCAGTGGCACCTGCTTGGGCGGGAACCAGTGCGGTACGAGTCGGAGCACCGAGATGAACGTGACTGCGTCGCCGAGGCCGACGACGGCGCGGGCACCGATCGCCAGTGGTAGCGACGACGTGAGCGCCAGCGTGATCTGGCCGGTCGCCATGAGAGCCGCGCCTGCGACGATGAGCACCCTGGACCCGTACCGGTCGAGCAGGATCCCGGCGGGCACCTGCGCGCAGGCGTAGACCACGACCTGCAGGACCACGAAGGTCGACAGCACACTCGGCCCTGCGGCGAAGCGGTCTGCGGCTTCCAGCCCGGATACGCCCAACGTCGTGCGGTCGAGAACCGCAACGATGTAGGCGAGAAGACCCGTCGACCAGATGACCCAGGCGCGCACTCGGTCGATCGTCCCGTACCGGTGGGCCCCGGAGCGAATCACCGCCGCGGCGCGTGGACGTCGACGCGTTCGCTGAATTCGTCATCTGGTGACGTGAACGTCATCAGTCTGCGTGGTCAGAGCGCTTTCTGGATGGCTACAGTGGCGGTCGGCATCGTTGCAGACGGCGTCGACCCATGTGAGCTATTCGGCAATCGGAGCGAAGGACAGTGGCTGAGTATCGACTGAACGACCTGGCCGTCCTGTCAGGCGTGAGCGCGCGCAACATCCGCGCCTACCGCGAGCGCGGGCTCCTCGACGCGCCGCAACGGCGGGGCCGCGCCGCGTACTACGGCGATCAGCACCTGGCGCAGTTGCGCGCCATCGCCAGTCTGCTGCAGCGCGGCTTCAGCACCGCGCACATCGCCGAGTTCATCACGGGCATGCGCGAGGGGCACGACCTCGCCGACGTGCTCGGCATGCACGACGCGATCTTCGGGAGCCCCGCCACCGCCGAGCCGGCAGCGGTCGACATCGATCCGGACGGCGACGAGGCCAAACGACTCCGTGACCTCGGCCTGGCCGAGGTCGCATCCGGCCGGGTAGTCCTGGCGAACCCCGCGCTGGCACGGATCGTCCGCCGATCCCCGGAGCCCGTCGAATACGTGCGGACGCTGCTGCGACTGGCCGACGCCACCGCCGAACCGGTGGAGCGTCTGGCGACCGCGGTCGTCGGCGAACTCACGGCTGCGGCGATCGACAGGTTCGGCGAGCCGGTGGTGCCCGACCACGAGTCGATGGCCGAGTTGCGGCGGGTGATCGCCGACCACCGCGAACTCGCCGAGCAGGTCGTGATCGATCGGCTCGGCGCGTCGATGCGCAGGCACTCGTCGGCGGCGGTCGAGTGGTACACGACGGACGTGTTGCTCGGTGGAAATTGGGGACCCGGCGGTGGTGGTCGCGGGTCGTCAGATGCGGGTGCCCGCGGGGTCTCCGCCGAAGCGCTGCGCCAGCCACACGGGGACGATCGCGAGGACGGTCAGCGCCGCGGCGACGACGTTGATGACGGGGGCCTGGTTGGGACGGAACAGGTTGCCGAAGATCCAGATGGGCAGGGTCTGGACTGACGGTCCCGCGGTGAACGTGGTGACGACGATCTCGTCGAAGCTCAGGGCGAACGCCAGGATCGCACCCGCGACCAGTGATCCCCGCATCATCGGGAACGTGACGTAGCGGAACGTCTGCCATGTCGACGCGCCCAGATCGGCCGATGCGTCCTCGAGATGCGTTCCGAGACGGCGCAACCGGGCCTGGGTGTTGTTGAAGACGATGACGATGCAGAACGTTGCGTGCCCGACGATCACCGTCGCCAGTCCCAGGGTCAGCCCGAGGGCGGACGTGAACGTCGCGTTCAGCGCGATGCCGGTGACGATGCCGGGCAGCGTGATCGGCAGCACCACCAGGAAGCTGATGGTGTTGCGCCCGAAGAAGTCGAACCGCTGCACGGCGAACGCGGCCATGGTGCCCAGGACCAGTGCGATGACCGTGGCGCCGACTCCGACGACCGCGGAGTTCGCCAGCGACGTCCACATGCCCTTGCTGTTCGCGGCGTCGCGCCACCACTCGAGGGTGAAGCCGCTCGGCGGGAACGCGAACGAACGCGAGGAGTTGAAGGCGTTGACGACGACCAGAAGCAATGGTGCATGGAGGAATACGAGGACCATCACGGTCCAGGCGCGCAGACCACCACGGGCGGAGCGGGACAGCATCAAACGTTCTCCAATGCGCCCGTGCGCCGCATGGCGAGGAGGTAGGCGATGATCGCGACCAGCGGAATCACCGACAGTGCGGCGGCCAACGGCTGGTTGTTGGCGGTCACCAGCTGGCCGTAGATGACGTTGCCGAGCAGTTGGCTCTTGCCGCCGACGATGGTCACCGCGATGTAGTCGCCCAACGACAGCGAGAACGTGAAGATGGACCCGGCGGCGATGCCGGGGAACACCAGGGGCGCCATCACCATGCGCAACGTCGAGAAATCGGATGCCCCGAGGTCGGCGCTGGCGTCGACCAGCGAGTTCGGCACCCGGTCGAACGCCGCGAAGACCGGGATGATCATGTACGGCAGCCACAGGTAGGTCAGCGTGATGGTCGTGGCGATCAACCCGTAGCCCGGCGAATGCCCGGTGGCCCACTGCAGCGGCCCCTCGGGTGACAGCATCACGCGCCACGCGTAGGCCTTGACCAGGTAGCTCGCCCACAGCGGGGTCGTGACCGCCACGACGAGCGCCAGCCGCATCCGTGCCGACGCCACCTTGGCCATGTACAGCGCAAGCGGTACCGCCAGCACCGCGCACAGCACGGTGACGAGCAGTGCCACGCCCACCGTCCTGATGGTGACGGCGCGGAACAGTTCGTCGGTCAGCACCCTGGTCAGGTTGTCGCCGGTGACGGTGTGGACGACGGCGCCGGTGAACGAGTTGGTGGTCCAGAACGCCGAGACCATCAGCACCGCAAGCGAACCGAGGTATGCGACGCCCAGCCAGGCCAGGGGCGGGATCAGGAGCAGGGAGAGACGCAGCCGCCTACCCAGACCGGGTGCGCGGACGGGCGGCGCCTCGGTCGAAACCGACGTCACCCCTTGATCTGCTGCCATCTGCTGACCCACTCGTCGTAGGCCGTGCAGTCATCGCCGCTGCCGTCGACGCACTGCTTCTGCGGGGTGGTCCAGTAGTGGATCTGCGCGGCGAAGTCGGCGTCGGTCGCGTGGTAGATGTCGCAGTAATCGCGTTGGGTGGTGAACTCGCAGGCCTTGGTCTGGCCCGGGGCCTCGCCGAAGTACTCGGCTGCCTGGGCGTTGATCTCGGGCGAGGTGATCCAGTTCATCCACTCGTACATGCAGTTCGGGTGTGCGGCCTTCGACGACACCATCCAGGTGTCCGACCACCCGGTCGCGCCCTCCTTGGGCAGGACGGTGTTGACCTGCACCTTGTTGCCCGCGCCGATCGTGTTGGCGATCACCTGCCACGTCGTGCCGATCACCGAGGTGCCGGACTCGAAGGCCTGCACCTCCTTGGTGTAGTCCGACCAGTACTCGCCGACGTTCTCCCGTTGCGCGCGCAGCAATTCCACGGCCGCGTCGAGTTGTTCGGCGTTCAGCGAATACGGGTCCTCGATACCCAACTCCGGCTTGGTCTTCGACAGGTACAGCGCGGCGTCGGCGATGTAGATGGGGGAGTCGTAGGCGGTCACCTTGCCCTTGTACTTACCCGAGTCGGTGAACACGGCACCCCAGGAGTTGGGCGCGTCCCGGACGACGTCGACGTTGTACATCAGGAGGTTGGCACCCCACCCGTGCGGGATGCCGTACATCTGGTCATCGACCGAGTTCCAGGGCTTGTCCTTGAGGAACGGGGAGATCGTCTCGTAGTTCGGGACCAGCGAGGTGTTGACCGGCGCGACGTCACCGGCGTAGATCAGCCGCAGCGTGGCGTCACCTGAGGCCGAAACGCCGTCGTACTGACCGCTTCTCATCAACTGGACCATCTCGTCGGACGTGTTGCCGATCTTGACGTTCACCTTGCAGCCGGACTGCTGCTCGAACGGCGTGACCCAGTCGACCTCCGGATCGTTCGATCCGTTCTCCGCGTAGCCGGCCCACGTGACGAGGTTGAGTTCACCTTCACCCTCGCCGAGCGCGCCGAGCGCCTCCATCTGCGGCGGCTCCTCACCGCCGCCTGCGCCGCCGCCGTCGGAGCCCGAACAGCCCGCGACGAGTGCGGCGCACGCGGTCAGCGCCAGACCGAGTCGAATCGCGTGGGTTCTCATGTGCACTCCTGAGTGGTCGGTCAACTGGACAGATCGTGAACGGCGTCGTCGTCCCACGCGAACGTGATGGGGGCGCCGTGGTCGAGGTCGTCGGGAAACGCCGTCGCGGCGTTGAGCATCGTCGCGGTCAGGGTGACCCCGGGCGCCGCGACCGCGGTCACCCGGGTGGTGGCACCCGAGTAGATGACCTCGGCCACCGTCGCGTCGACGGTGCGGCTCCCCGGTGCGCTGGTCTCGCCGGGGCGCAGGACCGACACCTTCTCCGGCCGTACGGCGAAGACGCCCGGCCTGCCGACGATCACCCGGGCGGCCTCGCCGTCGAAGACGTTGGACGTCCCGACGAAGTCGGCCACGAAGCGGTTCGCCGGCCGTTCGTAGACGTCGCGCGACGGACCCACCTGCTCGATGCGGCCGTCGTTGAACACGGCCAGGCGGTCGCAGAGCGTCAGTGCCTCGTCCTGGTCGTGGGTGACGATGACGAACGTGATGCCGACCTCGCGCTGAATTGCCTTGAGTTCCACCTGCATCTGCTCGCGCAGCTTGAGGTCCAGCGCCCCGAGCGGTTCGTCGAGGAGCAGCACGCGTGGCCTGCCGACCAGTGCGCGGGCGAGCGCGACGCGCTGACGCTGCCCACCGGACAGCTGCGCCGGGCGCCGCGCCGCGACGTCGGTGAGTCGCACCATGTCGAGCGCATCGGCCGTGCGCGTGCGGCGGTCGGACCGCGCCACGCCGCGGACCTTGAGCCCGTACTCGACGTTCTGGCCGACCGTCATGTGCGGGAACAGCGCGTACTCCTGGAACACCGTGTTGACGTCGCGGCGCTGGGCGGGCAGTGACGTCACGTCCTCCCCGCCGAGGCGGATCGTGCCCGCGGTGGGCTCCTCGAATCCGGCGATCATCCGCAGCACCGTCGTCTTTCCCGAGCCCGACGGGCCGAGGATGGCGAAGAGTTCACCGTCGTAGACGGTCAGATCGGCGCCCTCCACGGCGACCACGTCGGCACCCCGGGCGCTGCCGCGGTCGCGGAACACCTTGCGCACACCGTCCAGTTCGATCCGGGGTTCGGTCGCCTCGGCGGCGGTCGTGATGCCGGGCGCCGCGTCGACCCGTCCGGAAGGCATGGCTGATCTTATGAATTCCTCCGCGATATCGCAGCGTCATCACGGATCGCGCGCCGTGGCGTGTCGAATCCGACGGGTTCCGTCGTCGCGCTCACAGCGATCGCACAGCCGCCACGTCCCCGCGAACGTCGGTTACCGCCACGCCAAACTCATGATGGCGTGGCGGTAACCTACGTTCGGCGGAGTTGAGCGGTCGCACAGCCTAAGCTGCGGTCGTGGAGGCGCGATGAAGAAGCTGGTCCTCGGCGCGAGCGGCTTCCTCGGCTCACACGTGACCCGTCAACTGGTCGCCAACGGCGAGGACGTCCGCGTCATGGTGCGAAAGACCAGCTCTATTAAGGGAATCGACGACCTCGACGTGGAACGCCGGTACGGCGACGTATTCGACGACGCGGCGTTGGCGGACGCGATGTCGGGGTGCGACGTCGTGTACCACTGCATCGTCGACGCGCGCATGTGGCTGCGCGACCCGGCGCCGCTGTTCCGCACCAACGTCGAGGGTTTGCGACACGTGCTCGATGCGGCCGTCGCCGCGGATCTGCGCAAGTTCGTCTACACCAGCACCACCGGCACCCTGGCGATCAGCACCACGCGACAGGTCACCGAGGACGACCCGCACGACTGGGACGACGGCGGTCCGTACATCAGGGCCCGGGTGGACGCAGAGAACCTGGTGCTGCGGTACGCCCGCGAGGCCGGACTGCCGGCAGTCGCCCTGTGCATCTCCACCACGTATGGCCCAGGGGACTGGCAGCCGACCCCGCACGGCAGGCTGATCGCGCAGGTGGCCGCCGGGCGCTTCCCCTTCTATCTCGGATTCTCCGCGGAGGTGGTCGGCATCGAGGACGCCGCGCGCGCCATGCTGCTGGCCGCCGAGCACGGGCGCGTCGGTGAGCGGTACATCGTCTCCGACCGCTACCTGAGTTCGCGCGAGGTGCACGCCATCGTCGCGGAGGCGGTGGGACGCCGTGCACCCCGCATCGGCCTACCGCTGCCGTTGCTGTACGGGGCCGCCCGAATCAACGATCTGGCCGCCGCGGTGCTGCGCCGCGACCTCGAGTTCGCTGCGGTGGGGATCCGCATGGCCGAACTGATGTCGCCCCTGGATCACCGCAAAGCCGAGCGAGAACTGGGTTGGACGCCCCGACCGGTCGAGGAGTCGATCGCCGCCGCTGCTCGGTTCTTCCAGAACGAGGCTCGCTGACCGTCCACGCGTGCGGCCTGCATTGGCCGGATTCCTGGTGCCGATGGCGACGACGACGCGGGTGTGGCCAGTGGCACTGACGGGGAAGTTGGTGTTCGGGTCGTGTCCTGGCCGTCACGTCGACCGATCGGCGTGACGTGGGGACGAACCCGCTGCCGCACTCGGCGGCGGAGGCTCACCCGCAGTGCCGACGTCCGCGGTTCCGCCCGCGACGGCGTCTGCCGAACCACGGAGATCCGGCTCGACCATGTAGTCGCCATGGTCACGGCGGTCGACGTCCAGGACTCGCTGCGATCGGAGCCAGGCGGTGAGTCTCGGATTGCCAACAGGGCTCGGCGGAGGCCCGTGACCTGTGGCAGAGCGGGCGGACGATCGTCTCCCACGACCAGCGCCCGTGCAGTTCGCCACCGACCGGCAGGGTGGGCACCACGCTCGCATCGACCTCGTGAAGCTGGCCGGGAGTGGAGCGTCCCCCGTGACCGCGCCCCGTGCGGGCCTGGGTAGACGACGACCCACCGATCGGCGGGACGAGCAGCGGGTGACGCCCTGCCTCGAGCGTCCTAGTCCGTGGTCAGCCATCAGCGCAGGCAGGGTCGGCGCCGACCCCACCGGGATGGACTGGGCCGTTTCGGTGCGGCCCGGGTCGTACCGCCGGCAGCCCGACCGGGGTTCACCGCGGAGAGGGCGCACCCGGCCGCGGTGCGAGCCCCAGTCGAGACCGACGTGTACGGCACCGGTGGACGTGAGCCGCGTCCTCCGGCTGGATCCGGCCGATGGTGCCCAAAAACTTACTGATCAGTAAGTCCGCTCAGCAAACTTCATGACGCGGATCGAAACGCCGACTAGACACATCGGAGGATGTTGTCGAGCTTCGCCGTGGCTCCGCGACGCGTTCGAGGGCCGGAAAATCTCACATAACGATTTGGTAACAATGCTGCCTTGATCTGCGCTGTTATAGCTACTCGACCGTAACCACACGCATGCAGGACGTTTGTCCCGGAACGTCGGCGGGCCGTCCGGACGACGTGTTATCCAACACGTGGTTACTCGAGCGTAGAACTCACCAGTAACCATTCTGGGCCCGTGGAGCCGGTCAGCTCTTATGACACTCTTACAAGGGCTCACACACACGCCAGGCTCCCACCCGGGGGAGCCGGTACCGCGTCCCAGAACGCCAGACGGTCGATGCGGCAGTGGCCCAGATGTAGTCGGAGATTCGACGCCGAATCATCCCCCGCAAGGTAGCGGGGCCGACCCAGACGAACGCCGACGACGAGCAATACGCGCGAGCAGCGCACGAGGAGATGGCAACACGTGACGATCAACGAACACGACAGGGTTTCGACGGGGCGCGGAGCGGTCGGATCGACATCGACCCACACGGCGCACGCGCTGGTCGATCAGCTCAACGCCGGTGAACCCTATGCAGTCGCGTTCGGCGGCCAGGGCGGCAACTGGCTGGAGAACCTCGAGGAACTGATCAGTTCGGCGGGCATCGAGTCCGAACTCAGCGAGGTCGTCGGCGAGGCCGCGCTCCTCCTGGAGCCCGTCGCCCGTGAACTGGTCGTGGTCCGTCCGGTCGGCTTCGAGCCCATCCAGTGGGTGCGTGCGTTGGCCGCCGACGAGACGCTGCCGACCGCCAAGCAGCTCACCACTGCCGCGATCTCCGGACCCGGCATCCTGCTCGCCCAGATGGCCGCCATGCGCGCCGTGGAACGCCAGGGCCTCGATCTGCAGGGCACTCCGCCCGTGGCGATGGCCGGACACTCCCAGGGCATCGTCGCCGTCGAGTCGCTCAAGGCCGGCGGCGCACGCGACGCCGAGCTGCTCGCCCTGCTGCAGCTGATCGGTGCGGCGGGCTCCCTGGTCTCCCGTCGTCGCGGCATGGTCGGGCGAGGCGACAAATCGCCGATGGTGTCGGTCACCAACGCCGATCCCGACCGCATCGCCGAGCTGCTCGAGGACTTCTCCACCGACGTCCGCACCGTGCTGCCCCCGGTGTTGTCGATCCGCAACGGCCGCCGTTCGGTGGTCATCACCGGCACGCCCGAGCAGCTCGCACGCTTCGAGCTGTACTGCTCGAAGATCACCGAGCGGGAAGAGGCCGAGCGCAAGGCGAGGCTGCGTGGCGGCGCCGTGTTCAGCCCCGTGTTCCACGGCGTCCAGGTCGAGGTCGGCTTCCACACGCCGCGCCTGGCCGACGGCGTGTCCGTGGTCGACGGGTGGGCCGCCAGGACCGGCATCGACGCCGACCTCGCCCACGCCATGACCGAGGCGATCTTCGTCAAGCCGATCGACTGGGTCGCAGAGGTCGAGCGACTCCACGACGCCGGCGCGAAGTGGATCGTCGACCTCGGCCCCAGTGACACCCTCACCCGCCTGACCGCCCCCGTGATCCGCGGACTGGGCGTCGGCATCGTTCCCGCGGCCACCCGCGCCGGACAGCGCAGCCTGTTCACCGTCGGCGCCGCTCCCGAGATCGGTCCCGCGTGGTCGAGCTACGCGCCGTCGGCGAT from Mycolicibacterium arabiense includes the following:
- a CDS encoding ABC transporter permease, whose product is MLSRSARGGLRAWTVMVLVFLHAPLLLVVVNAFNSSRSFAFPPSGFTLEWWRDAANSKGMWTSLANSAVVGVGATVIALVLGTMAAFAVQRFDFFGRNTISFLVVLPITLPGIVTGIALNATFTSALGLTLGLATVIVGHATFCIVIVFNNTQARLRRLGTHLEDASADLGASTWQTFRYVTFPMMRGSLVAGAILAFALSFDEIVVTTFTAGPSVQTLPIWIFGNLFRPNQAPVINVVAAALTVLAIVPVWLAQRFGGDPAGTRI
- a CDS encoding ABC transporter ATP-binding protein gives rise to the protein MPSGRVDAAPGITTAAEATEPRIELDGVRKVFRDRGSARGADVVAVEGADLTVYDGELFAILGPSGSGKTTVLRMIAGFEEPTAGTIRLGGEDVTSLPAQRRDVNTVFQEYALFPHMTVGQNVEYGLKVRGVARSDRRTRTADALDMVRLTDVAARRPAQLSGGQRQRVALARALVGRPRVLLLDEPLGALDLKLREQMQVELKAIQREVGITFVIVTHDQDEALTLCDRLAVFNDGRIEQVGPSRDVYERPANRFVADFVGTSNVFDGEAARVIVGRPGVFAVRPEKVSVLRPGETSAPGSRTVDATVAEVIYSGATTRVTAVAAPGVTLTATMLNAATAFPDDLDHGAPITFAWDDDAVHDLSS
- a CDS encoding MFS transporter, which translates into the protein MRAWVIWSTGLLAYIVAVLDRTTLGVSGLEAADRFAAGPSVLSTFVVLQVVVYACAQVPAGILLDRYGSRVLIVAGAALMATGQITLALTSSLPLAIGARAVVGLGDAVTFISVLRLVPHWFPPKQVPLLTQLTGICGQLGQVLSALPFLALLTGAGWATAYASVTALGALAMVLAFALIKDTPHGRKVATEAMTVRATLSSVKTVWLRPGTRLGFFTHMGTQFSVTVFALMWGVPYLTVAQGLSTATAGALLTVSVVAAISAGIVIGIVTGRLPHRRSRVVLLIIASNAIIWTVVLALPSRAPLWLLVVLVVVISVGGPGSMVGFDFARTFNPSSTLGTAQGMVNMGGFLAALMVMQAMGAILDASGGYSFDSFHVAWTVQYAVWTIAVVGILITRRKARRLMKAEQERSLLETFEPR
- a CDS encoding ABC transporter permease is translated as MAADQGVTSVSTEAPPVRAPGLGRRLRLSLLLIPPLAWLGVAYLGSLAVLMVSAFWTTNSFTGAVVHTVTGDNLTRVLTDELFRAVTIRTVGVALLVTVLCAVLAVPLALYMAKVASARMRLALVVAVTTPLWASYLVKAYAWRVMLSPEGPLQWATGHSPGYGLIATTITLTYLWLPYMIIPVFAAFDRVPNSLVDASADLGASDFSTLRMVMAPLVFPGIAAGSIFTFSLSLGDYIAVTIVGGKSQLLGNVIYGQLVTANNQPLAAALSVIPLVAIIAYLLAMRRTGALENV
- a CDS encoding ChaB family protein; translated protein: MPKTTKSGQAKKSELPSTLKKSPEKAQRTFAKAHDAAAEEYGEGQRAYRTAFSAVKHSFEKVGDHWEAKDEKGPSDERAQSGGPNPKGETAEGVDANASKKHLMDVARRLDVDGRSKMTKDELVTAIRKANRRESAKNR
- a CDS encoding ABC transporter substrate-binding protein, with protein sequence MRTHAIRLGLALTACAALVAGCSGSDGGGAGGGEEPPQMEALGALGEGEGELNLVTWAGYAENGSNDPEVDWVTPFEQQSGCKVNVKIGNTSDEMVQLMRSGQYDGVSASGDATLRLIYAGDVAPVNTSLVPNYETISPFLKDKPWNSVDDQMYGIPHGWGANLLMYNVDVVRDAPNSWGAVFTDSGKYKGKVTAYDSPIYIADAALYLSKTKPELGIEDPYSLNAEQLDAAVELLRAQRENVGEYWSDYTKEVQAFESGTSVIGTTWQVIANTIGAGNKVQVNTVLPKEGATGWSDTWMVSSKAAHPNCMYEWMNWITSPEINAQAAEYFGEAPGQTKACEFTTQRDYCDIYHATDADFAAQIHYWTTPQKQCVDGSGDDCTAYDEWVSRWQQIKG
- a CDS encoding NAD-dependent epimerase/dehydratase family protein, with protein sequence MKKLVLGASGFLGSHVTRQLVANGEDVRVMVRKTSSIKGIDDLDVERRYGDVFDDAALADAMSGCDVVYHCIVDARMWLRDPAPLFRTNVEGLRHVLDAAVAADLRKFVYTSTTGTLAISTTRQVTEDDPHDWDDGGPYIRARVDAENLVLRYAREAGLPAVALCISTTYGPGDWQPTPHGRLIAQVAAGRFPFYLGFSAEVVGIEDAARAMLLAAEHGRVGERYIVSDRYLSSREVHAIVAEAVGRRAPRIGLPLPLLYGAARINDLAAAVLRRDLEFAAVGIRMAELMSPLDHRKAERELGWTPRPVEESIAAAARFFQNEAR